In the Armatimonadota bacterium genome, one interval contains:
- a CDS encoding DUF58 domain-containing protein has protein sequence MTMQTFKRITLGLGAVCLILVASEVNALQLYYMAALLMALPAVSWAMGWLALRGLVVQRSLSAEAWAGDCGELGYLITNPTRLPRYFISIAEVLPTAIVATESEPSLFNVGPQSSTRIFLSVQYTRRGVFALRHVDVAATDPLGIFTYRRRLVLDGRVVVLPRPRPMIAPWLGGGRFGWEEFTNEALTGTSVEMAGVRPWAPGDSLRRVHWGQTARTGNLAVIEFDEVQSMSVVIALDNSGAADGDADAPFEAAVVLAASLAKAAIERGAGVALLCPGEPTDTETENMPAVPSLAPGRLYAILRRLAEVKRDAGSSVSAAIGAHRDLLFRGAALIAVSTEAGEELTDSLRHVLEGGAAVGAMLVQIADDKSEARTVAKGLDRLTAARLPAWRVEFRPEGMLQPEAAVTRGIYG, from the coding sequence GTGACCATGCAGACATTCAAGCGGATCACGCTTGGGCTTGGCGCCGTGTGCCTGATTCTGGTAGCCAGTGAGGTCAACGCACTGCAGCTCTATTATATGGCTGCGCTGCTCATGGCGCTGCCTGCAGTTTCGTGGGCCATGGGCTGGCTGGCTTTACGCGGGCTGGTCGTGCAGAGGTCGTTATCCGCGGAAGCGTGGGCTGGGGACTGCGGCGAGCTCGGTTACCTCATCACCAATCCAACGCGTTTACCGCGGTACTTCATATCGATCGCAGAAGTGCTGCCTACTGCGATTGTGGCTACAGAGTCGGAGCCCTCACTCTTCAATGTTGGACCGCAGTCGTCCACTCGGATATTCCTGTCGGTTCAATACACTCGGCGCGGCGTATTTGCCCTGCGCCATGTCGACGTAGCCGCCACCGACCCGCTTGGCATTTTCACCTACCGACGCCGGCTGGTGCTGGACGGTCGCGTGGTGGTGCTACCAAGGCCAAGGCCGATGATTGCGCCATGGCTGGGTGGTGGACGTTTCGGTTGGGAAGAGTTCACGAACGAGGCGCTAACCGGAACCAGCGTCGAGATGGCCGGTGTGCGTCCGTGGGCGCCTGGGGATTCGCTGCGGCGGGTTCATTGGGGGCAGACCGCACGCACGGGTAACCTGGCGGTGATTGAGTTCGATGAAGTTCAGTCGATGAGCGTTGTGATCGCGCTCGATAACTCCGGCGCTGCTGACGGCGACGCTGATGCCCCATTTGAAGCGGCTGTGGTACTTGCCGCGAGTCTTGCCAAAGCCGCGATCGAGCGTGGCGCCGGCGTGGCGCTCCTGTGTCCGGGTGAGCCCACAGATACGGAGACGGAGAACATGCCTGCCGTCCCGTCGCTCGCGCCGGGCCGATTATACGCCATCCTTCGGCGGCTCGCTGAGGTAAAGCGTGACGCCGGTTCAAGCGTCTCAGCCGCCATTGGCGCGCATCGGGATCTGCTGTTTCGTGGAGCGGCGCTCATTGCCGTTAGTACGGAGGCCGGCGAGGAACTCACGGATTCTCTCCGCCATGTGCTGGAGGGTGGCGCCGCGGTCGGAGCGATGCTTGTGCAGATTGCCGACGACAAGAGCGAGGCGCGAACCGTTGCGAAGGGCCTGGATCGACTGACGGCGGCCCGCCTGCCTGCCTGGCGTGTGGAGTTCCGTCCGGAGGGCATGCTGCAGCCCGAGGCAGCCGTTACGAGAGGCATATATGGCTGA
- a CDS encoding MoxR family ATPase yields MDYKDVAEKAGQVVHAVEAAIKGKTSTVEMALAILLSNGHLLIEDIPGVGKTTLAKALARSLGLSFKRIQFTPDMLPSEITGMTFYNQKSGEFEVRRGPVYANIVLADEINRTTPKVQSALLECMEERQVSIEGSSHALPRPFFVIATQNTVDVTGTFALPEAQLDRFSARIRIGYPDRKAEQEILDLNQTTAPAENIESAVPVDELAAMQAAVQAVYVDPDVRSYMLDVVDATRNMDAVALGVSPRGSLHLMHAAQARAAISGRNYVKPDDVKALAVPVLAHRLILRPEGRIRGATQESCVMAALEQQTVPVGAA; encoded by the coding sequence GTGGATTACAAAGATGTTGCCGAGAAGGCTGGCCAGGTTGTACATGCGGTTGAGGCGGCGATAAAGGGCAAGACCAGTACGGTAGAGATGGCGCTTGCCATTCTCCTCAGTAACGGGCACCTGTTGATTGAGGATATTCCGGGCGTCGGTAAAACCACGCTGGCGAAGGCGCTTGCGCGATCACTGGGCCTCTCGTTCAAGCGCATCCAGTTCACACCGGATATGCTGCCGAGCGAGATTACCGGAATGACCTTCTACAACCAGAAGAGTGGTGAATTCGAAGTCCGGCGCGGTCCAGTGTACGCCAACATCGTTCTTGCCGATGAGATCAACCGCACCACTCCCAAGGTTCAGTCTGCGCTGCTCGAGTGCATGGAGGAGCGGCAAGTGTCGATCGAAGGCAGCAGTCACGCCTTACCGCGCCCGTTTTTCGTAATTGCGACGCAGAATACCGTGGATGTCACTGGAACGTTTGCTCTGCCGGAGGCACAACTGGATCGCTTCTCAGCACGGATACGGATCGGGTATCCGGATCGCAAGGCGGAGCAGGAGATCCTGGATCTCAACCAGACCACAGCGCCGGCGGAGAACATCGAGAGTGCCGTGCCCGTCGACGAACTGGCGGCGATGCAGGCTGCCGTTCAGGCGGTTTATGTCGATCCGGACGTGCGCTCGTACATGCTCGACGTGGTTGATGCCACTCGGAACATGGATGCAGTAGCGCTGGGTGTCAGTCCGAGAGGTTCATTGCACCTGATGCATGCAGCGCAGGCTCGAGCAGCGATCAGCGGGCGCAACTATGTAAAGCCGGACGACGTAAAGGCGCTTGCTGTGCCTGTGCTGGCCCACAGGCTGATCCTGCGTCCGGAGGGCCGGATTCGCGGAGCGACCCAGGAGAGCTGCGTTATGGCGGCGCTGGAGCAGCAAACTGTGCCGGTCGGGGCGGCGTGA
- a CDS encoding PilT/PilU family type 4a pilus ATPase, with amino-acid sequence MAVDPVTSERQHIHALVEYAIHRRASDVVVKAGTSPALRIDGRLTRTDLPILTGRDARELAREVIDSASRDRMLLADEGDGDATDDSAEWMHQLSEGRELDTVFTVPGLVRVRCNLFLQRGAIGAALRIIPLQPYTIDELNLPAQLKTVALEPQGLVIVTGPTGSGKTTTMAALIEQINRNVHANIFTVEDPVEYVFQDKLSLIHQREVGSDTSSFDTALRSVMRQSPDVIAIGELRDRETVEVAMQAAEIGHLVLTTLHTTSAAATIDRIVNRFPEHLKRDVCQQLAASLLCVSSQRLVRRSDGKARVPAVEVMTVSPTVRKQLEDGDTTDLNTAIANGSHFGMITINQALCALCKSGRVTSEEATAVSSNVSELRQMLRGL; translated from the coding sequence ATGGCGGTTGATCCTGTAACATCAGAGCGACAACACATCCATGCGCTGGTGGAGTACGCAATTCACCGCAGGGCATCGGATGTTGTGGTGAAGGCCGGAACCTCGCCGGCACTCCGGATCGACGGTCGGTTGACCAGGACCGACCTGCCCATCCTGACTGGCCGTGACGCACGTGAACTCGCCCGCGAAGTCATCGACAGCGCCTCCCGCGACCGGATGCTCCTGGCCGACGAAGGCGATGGCGACGCCACCGACGACTCGGCGGAGTGGATGCATCAACTTTCCGAAGGCCGCGAACTGGATACCGTTTTCACGGTGCCCGGGCTGGTCCGCGTTCGCTGCAACCTGTTTCTCCAGCGCGGAGCCATTGGCGCCGCTCTTCGCATCATTCCACTGCAGCCATACACCATTGATGAACTGAACCTTCCGGCGCAATTGAAAACGGTTGCGTTAGAACCGCAGGGGTTAGTGATCGTGACCGGGCCGACCGGCAGCGGTAAAACCACAACGATGGCGGCGCTGATTGAGCAGATCAACCGAAACGTACATGCCAATATCTTCACCGTTGAGGACCCGGTGGAGTACGTTTTTCAAGACAAGCTCAGCTTGATCCATCAGCGTGAGGTTGGCAGCGACACCTCTTCATTCGACACCGCGCTGCGCAGCGTCATGCGACAATCGCCGGACGTTATCGCCATCGGCGAGCTGCGCGATCGAGAGACCGTTGAGGTTGCCATGCAGGCTGCGGAGATCGGTCATCTTGTTTTGACCACTCTGCATACGACTTCGGCGGCGGCCACCATCGACCGGATCGTGAATCGGTTCCCGGAGCATCTAAAGCGGGACGTATGCCAGCAGTTGGCCGCATCACTCCTTTGCGTCAGCTCACAGCGACTTGTGCGGCGAAGCGATGGCAAGGCGCGCGTCCCGGCCGTGGAGGTGATGACCGTGTCGCCAACCGTCCGCAAGCAGCTTGAGGATGGCGACACTACGGATCTGAACACCGCGATCGCAAACGGCTCGCACTTTGGCATGATCACGATCAATCAGGCCCTGTGTGCCTTGTGCAAATCGGGGCGTGTAACCAGCGAGGAAGCTACTGCAGTCTCCTCCAACGTGAGCGAGTTGCGGCAGATGCTTCGGGGATTGTAG
- a CDS encoding DUF1385 domain-containing protein, with product MPNLHRITDLPISLRTAISQPLPLDPSDSVQTAVYRLRVSRIAVLPVLDGDRLVGLFSLRDLMQHSAGAAPGPDMMLAPVAKIAHAPQLWLPTTFSPTEAMDALLRSGLEAAPVGDGAGTYFGMVSLADLLTTPGTPPRPLRIGGMATPFGVYLTDGSRQAGAGNLALAATGALLFVLILLATGLVTVVAAAVDSVTGLRLTAAIALMTAQAAPRGGSAFALIAVQAVVVLTFLTMMHLTRLAAFHGAEHQAVHAVERGEPLVESIVQRMPLAHPRCGTNLMTAAMLFTALTEALSHLPTITVTGAASIAALSTLASWRTLGTQIQLRFTTRRPRHREIVSGIRAAQQLVEQYGASQPARATVLRRIWCAGVLQTAAGMLTAAMLANGVLWLGHLVRL from the coding sequence GTGCCCAACTTGCATCGAATAACCGACCTGCCGATCAGCCTTCGCACCGCAATCAGCCAGCCCCTCCCCCTCGATCCATCCGACAGTGTGCAAACGGCAGTCTACCGGCTTCGCGTTTCGCGTATCGCCGTTCTGCCGGTCCTTGACGGTGACCGTCTTGTGGGGCTGTTTTCGCTTCGTGATTTGATGCAGCACAGCGCCGGCGCCGCGCCAGGCCCCGACATGATGCTCGCCCCGGTAGCGAAGATTGCGCATGCCCCGCAACTTTGGCTGCCCACCACCTTCAGTCCAACTGAAGCCATGGACGCATTGCTCAGAAGCGGACTGGAGGCCGCACCCGTAGGTGACGGCGCCGGGACATACTTCGGTATGGTTTCCCTTGCCGATCTGCTTACCACACCGGGCACGCCACCGAGGCCGCTCCGGATTGGTGGTATGGCCACGCCATTTGGCGTGTATCTCACCGATGGTTCGCGACAGGCCGGCGCAGGAAACCTTGCGCTAGCTGCAACCGGCGCATTGTTGTTCGTGCTTATCCTGCTGGCAACAGGACTCGTGACGGTAGTGGCTGCCGCAGTGGATTCGGTCACCGGCCTCCGGCTAACGGCGGCCATCGCTTTGATGACGGCGCAAGCGGCGCCGCGCGGCGGTTCCGCGTTCGCCCTTATTGCTGTACAGGCTGTGGTTGTGCTTACTTTTCTGACGATGATGCACCTGACACGACTCGCAGCGTTTCACGGCGCAGAACACCAGGCTGTTCATGCCGTGGAGCGCGGTGAACCGTTGGTTGAGAGCATTGTTCAGCGCATGCCGTTGGCGCATCCGAGGTGCGGCACCAACTTGATGACTGCGGCAATGCTGTTCACCGCCCTCACCGAGGCTCTGTCGCACCTGCCGACTATCACGGTAACCGGTGCCGCGAGCATCGCTGCGCTCAGCACGCTCGCATCCTGGAGAACCCTCGGCACGCAGATCCAATTGCGCTTCACAACCCGCCGGCCGCGCCACCGGGAGATTGTTAGCGGTATTCGCGCAGCGCAGCAACTCGTGGAGCAGTACGGAGCCAGCCAACCCGCCCGCGCAACTGTGCTTCGACGAATATGGTGTGCTGGTGTCCTCCAGACCGCTGCCGGAATGCTGACGGCGGCGATGTTGGCTAACGGAGTGCTCTGGCTGGGTCACCTAGTCCGATTATAG
- a CDS encoding arginine--tRNA ligase, with translation MITDKLAAAVRDTLEALCMDGSLSLNNPTATPISIEIPGRPDHGDYACNVSLVIAREAGMPPRTVAALIQARLAANSDLFESVTIAGPGFLNMVLNRVWMRDLLLEISVAGQEYGRSRQYAGERILIEFVSANPTGPISVVNGRAAAVGDVLANLLQFAGAAVAREFYVNDALNSTQLERFALSVRARYLQELGRPLLIPPADGSADSVLEAGASGNRDGEPILFPADGYRGEYVRDIAREVAITAGRAWETAPEDEALQFFRAATLERLVASQRAALLAFGVEFDVWFYESELYASGAVDSVINQLKERGCTYELDSALWIRSSEYGDEKDRVLIRSNDKPTYVAADIAYHHNKFQRGFNHLLDIWGADHHGYVQRLTAGVTALGYNREDLEIILHQMVCLLRNGEAVMGGKRDGVVIELETDLINVIGRDAARFYFLLASHDTPATVDVDLAQRESTENPVYYVQYAHARLCNILEKAAAAGILPPTAEDVDPEQLCERSERDLARILAQFPQVCQVATEMREPHRLTRFCIDLASALNTFYEHCRVLPGPGNPQDVDLTRARLALVDGARIVLANALTLLGVTAPARM, from the coding sequence TTGATAACCGATAAGCTAGCGGCAGCGGTCCGCGATACCCTTGAGGCGCTGTGTATGGATGGCAGCCTGTCCCTCAATAACCCGACCGCCACTCCCATCAGTATCGAGATACCGGGACGACCGGATCACGGCGATTATGCGTGCAATGTATCGCTTGTTATTGCGCGCGAGGCCGGTATGCCACCGCGGACGGTCGCCGCCTTGATTCAGGCACGGCTCGCTGCCAATTCCGATCTGTTTGAAAGTGTGACTATCGCTGGACCCGGCTTTTTGAACATGGTGCTCAACCGCGTGTGGATGCGCGACCTGCTCCTGGAGATTTCGGTGGCCGGCCAAGAATATGGCCGATCGCGTCAGTACGCAGGAGAAAGGATTCTGATTGAATTCGTAAGCGCCAATCCAACCGGCCCAATAAGCGTGGTCAACGGTCGCGCCGCGGCAGTTGGCGACGTTTTGGCGAACCTTCTACAGTTTGCGGGCGCTGCCGTCGCTCGCGAATTCTACGTCAATGATGCGCTCAACTCCACGCAGCTCGAGAGGTTCGCGCTCAGCGTCCGAGCACGGTACCTGCAGGAGTTGGGCCGCCCACTCCTGATCCCGCCGGCGGATGGCAGCGCCGATTCAGTTCTGGAGGCTGGTGCGAGCGGCAATCGAGACGGCGAACCGATCCTGTTTCCAGCGGACGGTTACCGCGGCGAATACGTGCGTGACATTGCTCGCGAGGTCGCCATCACCGCTGGACGCGCCTGGGAAACCGCGCCGGAAGACGAGGCGCTTCAGTTCTTTCGAGCCGCAACGCTCGAGCGCCTGGTGGCGTCGCAGCGCGCGGCGCTCCTGGCGTTTGGCGTAGAGTTCGACGTCTGGTTTTATGAGAGCGAGCTGTACGCAAGCGGCGCTGTGGATTCGGTCATCAATCAGCTGAAAGAGCGTGGCTGTACGTACGAATTGGACAGCGCGTTGTGGATCCGCAGTTCGGAATACGGCGATGAGAAGGACCGCGTCCTGATCCGCTCCAACGACAAGCCGACCTACGTTGCCGCCGACATCGCATATCATCACAACAAGTTTCAACGGGGCTTTAACCACCTGCTGGATATCTGGGGCGCAGATCATCACGGATATGTCCAACGCCTTACTGCTGGAGTAACTGCGCTGGGTTACAACCGGGAGGATTTGGAGATAATCCTGCACCAGATGGTCTGCCTGCTGCGAAATGGCGAAGCCGTAATGGGTGGCAAACGAGACGGCGTAGTGATCGAGCTGGAAACCGACCTGATCAACGTCATCGGTCGCGATGCCGCCCGATTCTACTTTCTCCTGGCGTCGCACGATACGCCCGCAACCGTCGATGTGGACCTGGCCCAACGCGAGAGCACCGAGAACCCTGTCTACTACGTGCAGTACGCCCATGCCCGCCTGTGCAACATTCTGGAGAAGGCGGCCGCGGCCGGGATTCTGCCGCCAACGGCTGAGGATGTGGATCCTGAGCAGCTTTGCGAACGGTCGGAACGCGACCTTGCCCGAATCCTTGCTCAGTTTCCGCAGGTGTGCCAGGTTGCAACAGAAATGCGTGAACCCCACCGGTTAACGCGCTTCTGTATCGACCTAGCTTCGGCCCTCAATACTTTCTACGAGCACTGTCGGGTTCTTCCCGGACCTGGAAACCCGCAGGACGTCGACTTGACCCGGGCGCGCCTTGCTCTGGTTGACGGAGCGAGGATCGTATTGGCAAATGCGCTGACCTTGCTAGGGGTTACGGCGCCCGCGCGCATGTGA
- a CDS encoding ASCH domain-containing protein, translating to MYALNFYTEFYEEVLRNGRKTVTIRLGDKSNKYETGMIVWVTMGARFARRQKLFTAILDRVDVRTIDQLSPREIQKENGEFRAPQDVAQLLQRIYGEDISVEDTVTVIHFSPVSEY from the coding sequence ATGTATGCTCTGAACTTTTACACCGAATTCTACGAAGAAGTCCTCCGGAACGGTAGAAAAACCGTCACGATCCGTCTCGGCGACAAGTCGAACAAGTACGAAACCGGTATGATCGTTTGGGTAACTATGGGTGCCAGATTTGCTCGCCGCCAAAAGCTGTTTACGGCTATTCTGGATCGCGTGGACGTCAGGACGATTGACCAGCTCTCGCCACGCGAAATTCAAAAAGAGAACGGCGAGTTTCGTGCGCCGCAGGACGTTGCCCAGTTGCTGCAGCGGATATACGGTGAGGATATTTCCGTAGAAGACACGGTCACCGTAATCCACTTCTCCCCCGTTTCGGAGTATTAA
- a CDS encoding FAD:protein FMN transferase codes for MTFPLIRASTGAMAARFEVALTGGNAVRLEAAARQALQEAVRLDAMLSRYMPGSDVWDINARAAREPVRSDGRVLAFLQRCAALTCVTHGAFDITVGPLLDAWGITDGVGLQPEPADLDAALKITGMHLVEIDRSTRSVRFLREGVLLDTGAIGKGTAIDAIVESLSENGVDHALVESGTSSARCIGAPPGRAGWRIAIHEPLDEAGPGRLHELVLRDKALAVSTPCGKQVFVGGEWRGHVIDPRSGRPVHACLLAAAVGDSAELCDALSTALLVLGAPGLRELTAGGVLDGGLTIEVGDDGRHEVTRVGI; via the coding sequence ATGACGTTCCCGTTGATTCGGGCCTCCACGGGCGCTATGGCAGCGCGATTCGAGGTGGCGCTCACCGGTGGTAACGCCGTGCGGCTGGAGGCCGCGGCAAGGCAAGCCCTGCAAGAGGCGGTGCGTCTCGACGCCATGCTGAGCCGATACATGCCGGGCAGCGATGTTTGGGATATTAACGCACGGGCCGCCAGGGAACCGGTACGTAGTGATGGGCGGGTGCTTGCGTTTTTACAGCGCTGCGCCGCTCTGACCTGCGTGACGCATGGAGCGTTTGACATCACGGTTGGGCCACTTTTGGATGCATGGGGCATCACGGACGGTGTAGGGCTGCAGCCGGAGCCGGCCGACCTGGACGCAGCGTTGAAGATCACCGGCATGCACCTTGTTGAGATAGATCGTTCGACACGATCGGTCAGGTTCCTACGTGAGGGAGTTTTGCTCGATACCGGGGCAATCGGCAAAGGCACCGCGATCGACGCAATTGTCGAATCACTGAGCGAGAACGGCGTGGATCACGCGCTGGTGGAGAGTGGAACCAGCAGTGCGCGATGCATTGGCGCACCGCCCGGTAGGGCGGGCTGGCGCATTGCGATTCACGAGCCGTTGGACGAAGCCGGGCCGGGACGTCTGCATGAATTGGTGCTGCGTGACAAAGCGTTGGCCGTCTCAACGCCGTGCGGTAAGCAGGTGTTCGTTGGAGGCGAATGGCGCGGGCACGTAATCGATCCCCGGTCGGGTCGACCGGTTCATGCGTGTCTGCTGGCGGCAGCCGTCGGCGATTCGGCGGAGTTGTGTGATGCACTTTCCACCGCGCTGCTGGTTTTGGGCGCACCGGGTCTGCGGGAGCTTACAGCTGGTGGGGTGCTGGACGGCGGCCTCACTATCGAGGTCGGTGATGATGGGAGGCACGAGGTAACGCGAGTGGGAATCTAG
- a CDS encoding Gfo/Idh/MocA family oxidoreductase has product MSDNSIPQGDTRRAFLRKAAIGVAAGATSASVMPTTAAAMQRIIGANDRIQIGHVGLGGQGMTHVRLLKQNAQDNLKNNTESIAVCDLYVRRKKEAQQFLGLADAAAYDDFRRLVERPDLDCVWVTTSDQWHADVAMAAMDAGKHVYCEKPMCKTVEQAYAMHATAKRTKRVVQIGVQSCTDLKWHVAGDAVRSGRIGHTVMGQGSYCRNSKEGEWNYYTIDPDASPHATGDGYVNWDLFRRGVEPAAWDPDRFFRWRKYWEYGSGILGDLFPHRLHPLMIALAQPQDGFEGFPIHVASLGGLYVQKINPVTHKPDREVPDFTNIIVDMKDECSIMLLGTVINEIGWQDMVRGNKATIYFGGDGVEIKPERIWSDEVEGGVLPVGGPGEDIAAHERNFLDAVRTNGIPNCNIDLGLRVQIMISLGELSYRHRKEYTFDPETRRVSA; this is encoded by the coding sequence ATGAGTGATAATTCGATCCCGCAGGGCGACACGCGGCGCGCCTTTCTGCGGAAGGCTGCAATCGGCGTCGCAGCCGGGGCCACGTCAGCGAGCGTTATGCCCACAACCGCTGCAGCAATGCAGCGTATTATCGGCGCCAACGACCGGATTCAGATTGGTCACGTGGGTCTGGGCGGCCAGGGAATGACACATGTGCGGCTTTTGAAGCAAAACGCACAGGACAACCTGAAGAACAACACCGAGTCGATCGCCGTCTGTGACCTGTACGTCCGCCGCAAGAAGGAGGCGCAGCAGTTTTTAGGTCTTGCCGACGCGGCCGCCTACGATGACTTCAGGCGGCTGGTGGAGCGGCCGGATTTGGACTGCGTGTGGGTGACAACGTCGGACCAATGGCACGCGGACGTGGCCATGGCCGCGATGGACGCTGGAAAGCACGTGTATTGCGAAAAGCCGATGTGCAAGACCGTGGAGCAGGCCTATGCGATGCACGCCACGGCAAAGCGAACGAAGCGGGTGGTGCAGATCGGAGTTCAATCTTGCACCGACCTGAAATGGCACGTTGCAGGCGACGCTGTACGGAGTGGTCGAATCGGCCATACGGTTATGGGCCAGGGAAGTTACTGCCGTAACAGCAAAGAGGGCGAGTGGAATTACTATACGATCGATCCGGACGCCAGCCCCCACGCTACGGGAGATGGATATGTCAATTGGGACCTCTTCCGCCGTGGCGTTGAGCCGGCAGCGTGGGATCCGGATCGTTTCTTCCGGTGGCGCAAATACTGGGAGTATGGCAGCGGCATCCTGGGCGATCTCTTCCCGCACCGCCTGCACCCGCTCATGATTGCGCTGGCACAGCCGCAGGATGGATTTGAGGGCTTCCCGATCCACGTCGCATCATTGGGCGGCCTCTACGTCCAAAAGATCAATCCGGTAACACACAAGCCCGATCGTGAAGTCCCCGACTTCACCAACATCATCGTTGATATGAAGGACGAGTGCTCGATCATGCTGCTCGGCACCGTGATCAACGAAATCGGCTGGCAGGATATGGTGCGCGGGAACAAGGCCACGATCTATTTCGGTGGAGATGGCGTCGAGATCAAGCCGGAGCGGATCTGGAGTGACGAAGTCGAGGGTGGGGTACTACCCGTCGGAGGGCCAGGCGAGGATATCGCAGCGCACGAGCGCAACTTCCTCGACGCGGTTCGGACCAACGGCATACCGAACTGCAACATCGACCTTGGCCTGCGCGTTCAGATCATGATCTCGCTGGGTGAGCTTTCGTACCGGCATCGGAAGGAGTATACGTTCGATCCCGAAACGCGCCGAGTTAGCGCGTAG
- a CDS encoding Gfo/Idh/MocA family oxidoreductase, giving the protein MNRRDFIRDSALLTAAAGGFMVEELQPEPAHANTAAPAAVNCAVIGLGPRGREITAALAKQDGISVSYVCDSYSVPAFIKHATDIVPQAQAVADYKQVLSSAAVQAVFVATPSHEHKQIVLDALSAGKHVYCEAPLASDLDDAKSIAQAGAAAKTIFQTGLQYRANKQHHHVLGFIRSLALGTICEGRSQWRKKTSWHVVAPTDAREQELNWRLHKSTSSGLPGEVGIHQIDIATWFLNAPPLKVTGHGDIMFWKSEGLEVPDTVQLIFEYPNSVRYIFDGTLVSSFDGASDVFMGSDCSILVRDQRAWMFKEIDSPLLGWEVYARKDKLAIGDEVDGTGVALVADATKLLAQGVQPASVGTDVSQTALFKSVAAFINSVRTGAKPDADAAVGYQATVIARKAHDASMTGSTVVFDPTMFSLT; this is encoded by the coding sequence TTGAATCGTCGTGACTTTATTCGGGACTCCGCGCTGTTAACCGCCGCCGCAGGCGGTTTTATGGTGGAGGAGTTGCAACCAGAACCCGCGCACGCGAATACGGCAGCGCCTGCGGCAGTAAACTGCGCCGTAATCGGCCTTGGGCCGAGGGGGCGTGAGATCACGGCAGCTCTGGCGAAGCAGGACGGAATATCGGTGAGCTATGTCTGCGATAGCTATTCGGTGCCGGCGTTTATCAAGCACGCAACCGATATCGTGCCGCAAGCTCAGGCCGTGGCCGACTACAAGCAGGTCTTGAGCTCAGCCGCCGTTCAAGCTGTATTTGTTGCCACGCCATCTCACGAACACAAGCAGATCGTCCTGGATGCTCTGAGCGCCGGCAAGCATGTTTACTGCGAAGCGCCCCTGGCCTCCGATCTCGATGACGCGAAAAGCATCGCTCAGGCTGGCGCAGCCGCCAAGACCATTTTCCAGACCGGCCTCCAGTACCGGGCCAACAAGCAGCATCACCACGTGCTGGGGTTTATCCGCAGTCTCGCATTGGGCACTATCTGTGAGGGCCGGTCGCAGTGGCGCAAGAAGACCAGTTGGCACGTGGTAGCGCCAACGGACGCGCGCGAACAGGAGTTGAACTGGCGTCTGCATAAAAGTACCTCCAGCGGTCTACCCGGCGAGGTGGGCATACACCAGATCGATATCGCCACCTGGTTTCTGAACGCGCCGCCGCTCAAGGTGACCGGGCATGGCGACATTATGTTCTGGAAGAGTGAGGGCCTCGAGGTCCCCGATACCGTACAGTTGATCTTCGAATATCCAAACAGTGTGCGATACATATTCGATGGAACTCTCGTTTCGTCGTTTGACGGGGCTTCGGACGTTTTCATGGGCTCCGACTGCAGTATCCTCGTGAGGGACCAGAGGGCCTGGATGTTCAAGGAGATCGACTCCCCGCTTTTGGGCTGGGAGGTGTACGCCCGCAAGGACAAGCTGGCCATCGGTGATGAAGTCGATGGCACCGGAGTCGCTCTGGTCGCCGACGCAACGAAGCTGCTGGCTCAGGGAGTGCAGCCTGCGTCGGTTGGTACCGACGTAAGCCAAACGGCTCTATTCAAGTCGGTGGCCGCATTTATCAACTCGGTTCGTACCGGAGCGAAACCGGATGCCGATGCGGCAGTGGGCTATCAGGCTACCGTAATAGCTCGCAAGGCGCACGATGCCTCGATGACGGGTTCCACGGTGGTCTTCGATCCTACAATGTTCTCACTGACGTAG